From Scatophagus argus isolate fScaArg1 chromosome 2, fScaArg1.pri, whole genome shotgun sequence:
TGACTGAAGTCTCATGAACAATGATCAACTGGACATGTGTTTGAGTTTCTGCTGAGAGACTCTGATGCTGCATTCAGGGACAGTCAGGATTTCTACGTATGCTTTGACAAAACAGTTCACTGAACAGAGACTGAATAAGATTCAGTCACTGGAACTGATCATGTTTCAAAACGTTTGACACTCAGCTGCGACTGAACCGTACCTTCATCACAATGACGCACTCACCTGACGAtcactctgattggctctcTGTAAACAATAGTGATGTCAGGGTCGGAGGGTCGGGGGGGATTGGTCTGAAACTCGGCGGGCAGGAAGAAAGCTGTCTGGACGTTTTTCTCAAATGTGTTTCCATCCTCcatcatgtggatgttactgACCACCGGCACCGTCATTCCCAGGTACCGACCTGCCAATACATGACAATCAATTCAGATCACACGACTCATCACGCACGTactgcctctgtgtttgtgtgtcatgttttcttcttgtttggttttattttatatgttatcTGTGACAGCTTAATCCCAAGCCCATCCCAGGGGGTGGAGTCAGTTGGATGAGCTGTGCTGCAAGTGGGCGGAGCCTGACCTGCAGAGTTTTCTTTACAGATGAAGCGCATCAGTTTCATGAAGCCCATCGAGATGCTCTGCTCATACAGATCTTCACTTCTGGTCACACAGGCCCAGTGTCCTGCCGAGTACAACCGCTCCTCATAGAGCACCTCTCCCATctgcagagacaggaggagtCAGACAGATACACAGCACCTCCCCCGTCCACAGAGGAAAAGGACTGTAGTGGTCCGTCGTAGTCTGCAGTGGTCTGTTGTAGTCTGTCATGGTCTGTTGCGGTCTGTCGTGGTCTGTTGAGATTCTGGGGTCTTTACCTTCTCATGGCAAGATATTGGAGCAAAGGGGAGGggctccctctgctggctgtTGCGGGCCATTTCATGTATGGGTCCGGTCATTTCTGGAACACACGCACCAACAGGAAGCTGTGAGGGACACTTCACACAGCCACAACATGAGACTGCATGAAGACACCATCCAGAGGGTTACTCGAGCCTGTTGGTGTGGTTGTGATATGGAGTCACTTGATGAGAtctgactgactgctgactgGGCTTCATGTGTGACATTTAGTCTGCAGAGCTAAATAAAAGAACTACTTAAAATGGCAGGGACCATCTTTGGGATGAGTGTATCTGATGTGTACTatgagtttttagtttgatcCATGTCCCACCTGCTAACACGGAGGGGaaggggcttatgagctgtactgcacCAGCCACCAGGGAGCGATGCAGATGTTTTAGAGAGCTCTtgtgttgtccatctttacatacagtcagtggttcATATACATACAATAACAGACAGTCCTCATCAATATGAAACTGCTCATGAGATGAAAAGACAAGGAAAGCTTTGATGTTATCAAGTGGCAGTGAAGTCAATGAAAGACAGCAAAGGTGTGAGCATGTTCTACCTGAACACATTATGTAAACATTAACCCTGTAAAGAGTTAATCAGCACTGACGATTATTTTCATGCATATATGTGAGCAGGAAGTTGTGATGGGAAAAGCTGAGACACAGACGTGTGACTCATCGAACAGGTCAGTCCAGGTGTGTTCTGACAAACAACAGCTGCCATGTTGTGTGTCAGCAGCCCAGAATCCAGATGTACTGTCCAAACAACCTCTCCTGCTACTCACTGATTACATCAGTCTGTGCCTGTCCACAACCTGGACTTACctgttaccttttttttttttcttagatcTAGaacaggggtcggcaacccaaaatgttcaaagagccatattgaacaaaaacaaatctgtctggagccgcaaaaaaattaaaagccttatatgaagggaacacaggctgtaagtgtatattagctatattagcttacTAAAATGACCagtttgatgaatgaatccttcatgtactcaccgtctgtgaacggttttccacgcgttattatctcccgggttgcaacaaaactagcagcagaagtggagtttggagatgcagtccacttcttaaatctatctttgcgctcctctaatttctccagaagtaaagcaatcgcacttttcctctcactcccaactgggtggtctgctgcaaatttagcatgccttccctggaaatgtctttccaaatgactctttttgttatttgacaacttctcattacaaagcaaacatgcaggcaatcggcaatgaaagcagatgattcggtccattcttccttgaatcctctgttctcatcagctatctttcgcttttcccctttgggatccatggcccatgacacacccgccggtttgtttacaacagccacctgcgtggcaccgcgccgcgctgaaacgtgtgtcgcaggctatgacgcacatcgtcgttgacagaaatgttgaaatttaatatttattataaacatttttacagcattggaaaacgttaagaatgtttgtgtcatgtttgtcctcctacagaaaccatattaaaacaaaatatatattcccccattttttttccattttcatacatttttgaaaaagctccagggagccactagggaggcgctgaagagccgcatgcggctccaGAGCcgcgggttgccgacccctgatCTAGAAGAGCTGTGCTGGATGGAGTCTGAGATCTCAGAATTCCATTGCCAGTTGTTGTGCATCTGAACAAAGAACTTGAATGTGAAGAGTAACATAAAATCTTCTGGCCTTGTTGTCTCTGCgacatgcttttattgtgaaggcaAAATAGGAAGGAATTATTCTCAATTATAATTTAtttcagagaggaaacaaaatggctgccattGCGTGAAAAAGAATCCACCTGCCTTTCAACAACAAGAGCTGCAACTACTCATCCTCATTATCAACTTAACCGACATCGGGTATGTCCACAGGCTGCAGCTCCTCACCTACTGGGTGCTGGCCCCGCCCCTCACCTGGAGAAACTGACACCTGATGGCCCCTCACCTGGAGGAACTGACACCTGGTGGGTGCTGGCAACCGCCTGCCAGTGTGACAGCAGTTGGTCATCTTCGTCCATTGCTTCAGGGTTGTCGGCGATGTCATCATCCAGTTGCTCATCGTCCAATCCATCGAGGTCTTCCAGTGAAATCAGAGCCATCACTGCCGTAGGAGGAGACGACCTCTGACTGCAGAGAGTCTGTGTCCACTGAGAGGAGACAGACGAATTTATTTCCTGTAAGGGAGACACAGAAACCACCTTCACTAGAGCAAACACAACAGTATGAACTTGTTAAGAGTCTCAGTCCAGTGTCCACTGCCTTCGGGCTCCAtgtttggtctccacctcctcctgaggGAAACGTCTGCTCTGTCTGCTATTTGCATGAGCTCACAACACGTCTGAAGTGTTCGTATGAGCTCGTACACGTGCTGCTGGACGAGATGTGACGCGAGCTTCCAGGCAGCAGGGGAATTAACGCCACAAGTACTGAAGTACAACTtagaggtacttgtactttactagagtattttcattttgtactgCAGTAGATGATCACCAGTAATCCACTAGTCAATAAAATATCAGTCACAACATCGTCAGGACGTCCTGCTGGTCATACTTGTGTACTGTAGCAGGGTTCATGGAGCATATTTGCAGGTTTGGTAGGACCTGTTAGGAGATGGTTTCGATCAGCTCTTTATGTCTGAAAGTGACCTCATCAGCTCCGTTTTCTGTTGGTTTTATTGATAATCAAAAAAAAACGCTGTCGATTTGATTGACAGTTCAGAGGACAAGATGGGTATTCTTGTCAGTAAATCTGTCAGACTTCCTTTAAACAAACCGtgaatgttaatttattttgaagatttGACTGAAACCTAAACAAATTTATTAAACGGTGAAATAAGATCCGTGTCGTCGGTGTAAAACCGTTAAGCTCTGGTTCCAGGCTTTCTGCGGACCTCCGGGAGGGAAAGTAGGTCAACCTGGGATCCGGTCCAAACAGACGGGCACAGACCGCTGATCCGCTTCAGGGCAGCGCGgttcaaacagacacaccagCAGGACTGGCAGGACCGCAGAGTAACCGGTTCAGATACAGGCGTGACCAGAACTGGACCAGGTTTTGAACGGTAAATTTAGCATGTTTAGCATGGAGCTGCCTCTCTGCAAACAGCAGTTAACCTGGTTATAACAGCTAGCAGATGTGTCCAGGCCGGGTCAGAATACTGTTCATCTCACCTGGTTCTGGACGCACCTTTCCGCCAGGTAAGTCTGTAGTCGCTGAAACCGTCCTTCAAATACAACATCGAAGgcctgcttcttcttctctgtttccgGTACACTGCACGCTGTGgctacttcaaaataaaagcccgCAGCTCCAGTTGCACAGTTAGAGCAAATAAACAACGTCACTTCTTTTAAAATGAGCGAAAAGCGCAAAATTGTAGATGAATGATTTTGATTCCCCAGTATTCGTTATCACAATTATGATAGCGAAagctctcttctcctcctcgaACTGTTTTAAACCTGGAGAGCCGGAAACAGTTAACCTTATGTAGAATAAAAAGCTTTGAGGCTTTTCGTATCGTTAGGCTTGCTGTCTGTGTAAACTGTTTATACTGTTCATTAAAGTTATGTTTTAATGAGTCTGTATGAATGTTTTTTATACAAGAAACAGGAGTTTAGGCTGAGAGTCACAAACCGAGTTTAAAAGTAATCACATCAACATTATATAAAACAATTAGTAAAGATGAAATCGATTGAAGCTGACTTAATACAAATCCATTCAATGAGATataaagttttgtttaaataagtGACTAAAATGAAGCACTTCCTCAAACTTGATGTCATGCAGACTAACAGGAACAGTGAAGGACTTTCTGTAAGGTTTTATGTGCATAAAGAACACTTAAATTTATTCTGTTTACCTTCTTCTTCAGCAACAGTGAAAATTTGAAAAGTCTTCCTGAATGCAGTTTCTTCAGTGTTTACaatttttgtaaattttctAATGTTGTGATTCCTTATTGTACTTTTCCACATTTCTTGGCCTATTCAACCTCCTCAAAGGTTCGGTTcactttaaatgtttcaaaattcATGATTTGAAATTTTGGGTTAAATAAATCAGTTGGATTGACATAAACATTCAAACTCAGTCAGAGTGATCTGATAGTAAAAACGtcttttattttatagttttgcACATCGGCATAAAAAagatttaataaatgtaaaaacagttttaaagttCATATACCAGCTGACAGGTTACTGTAACCCTAGTTCTGTGATGATGGATCCCCATGCAGCTGGTGTTCACCTTCTCTGTACCTTTAGCACAAACATCTGACTGATAATCAACATTATGTTGATAATTACAGGTGATTGTTGCGACTTGCAGTAACAAACCGTAACAGGACGTGTCACAGCACCTCTGATCGATCATTTAATAACTACTTCTCTCGATGTGagcaaatgtttacattttctataaAACCTCCAATGATCAAAaattcacaacagaaaaaaacaactgtttgCGGTTGTTTCACAGACGTCCGTTATGGCAAAATACTTTTTGGGCTGCTGGGGAATTTTTCCAGTGaccacaaaaaagaaacagactgaGTGGTGCTGTCATATCCACATCTAAATAATTCATGAAGCAGACAGGGACTGTTGCATACCTGACAGACCAATGTAATAAAGCTGATATTTAATAAAGGAAAAAGAGTGCATAATGGGGGTGgtacggtggtgcagtggttagcactgtcgcctcatagcaagagggttccaggttcgaatcccggtctgggcccttctatgtggagtttgcatgttctccctgtgcctgcgtgggttttctccgggttctccggcttcctcccacaataccaaaaacatgcacattaggttaactggctgctctacattgccccctaggtgtgagtgtgagagtgtgtggttgtctgtctttgtgtgttggccctgtgattgactggcgaccagtccagggtgaaccccgcctctcgcccgtagtcagctgggataggctccagctcccccagcgaccctcacggataagcagtatagaaaatggatggatggagtgcATAATGAGCAGGAactataaaaatgtttgttggaTAATAATTGCAACTATAAACCATGTTAATCTGACATGTCTGTAGTTATTGTGAACACAGCCACTCACTCAACTTGATATGCTGAAATTGTGATCAAAGGTACTGATCAACCCAATGGCTCACGTGGAGACTGTTTGTGTCTCCCGATGAGTAACAGTCCAGTATTTCCTCTGTGTTCACCCACTGGTGCCTGACTgagtgtctctgctgtctgctggtcagCAGCTCGTGTACATGGATTCTTCTTCTGAGAGCGCTGAGAGTGAACCACAACAGGATCAATAAACTCTGAGATGGAAGTCATTATTAGACTGTACAGCCAAGGAACTGCACATTCAGCTGATGATTCACTACCATAGACAACATCATTGCTATATTCCAACTTAAAGAATTTGAGCTGTAACACATAATTTGAAAAGagtcttattttgaaaggatcCTTGTATGGTTTTAAAGGGATACATGAATACTCATGAGGtgacaataaaaacagacaagctAACAAGGTTCCTGAAAACCAGCCTGATGACTGCAGGTTTCTCTGCTGGTCATGTGACCCTCATCTGCAGGGTCACAtctcatgtttcctgtttgagcTGTGATCAAACTCAGATTTCTTGACGTGAATTAGAAAACCTCCCAACTTCTCCCTCCAAAGTCAACATCAAGTTCAGCTTTCAGCAGATAATCAACCTAAGGTCTCTACAGGTTCACATTCAGGTTTtccatcagtttgttttggatATCATCCTCAACATTTGGACCCAT
This genomic window contains:
- the soul4 gene encoding heme-binding protein soul4; protein product: MALISLEDLDGLDDEQLDDDIADNPEAMDEDDQLLSHWQAVASTHQVSVPPEMTGPIHEMARNSQQREPLPFAPISCHEKMGEVLYEERLYSAGHWACVTRSEDLYEQSISMGFMKLMRFICKENSAGRYLGMTVPVVSNIHMMEDGNTFEKNVQTAFFLPAEFQTNPPRPSDPDITIVYREPIRVIVRTFFGTTTEETVTRQISLLWEILGVHDELHRDTYMVAVYENPSVPRRRNEIWFIRRNL